In Agarivorans gilvus, one genomic interval encodes:
- the fabZ gene encoding 3-hydroxyacyl-ACP dehydratase FabZ: protein MTTELNRLEIQDIMALLPHRYPFLLVDRVLDFQEGKTLHAIKNVTVNEPCFTGHFPQQPVFPGVLILEALAQCTGILAFKSTSKPADNELYYFAGIDNARFKKPVGPGDVLHLEVELLRDRRGIGKFSCVAKVDDEVVCSADIMCARRAFK from the coding sequence TTGACAACAGAACTTAACCGTTTAGAAATTCAAGACATTATGGCCTTGTTGCCACATCGTTACCCATTTTTGTTGGTTGACAGAGTATTGGATTTCCAAGAAGGGAAAACGCTTCACGCGATAAAAAATGTGACGGTGAATGAACCTTGCTTTACTGGGCATTTTCCACAACAGCCAGTATTTCCGGGAGTATTGATTTTAGAGGCTCTTGCCCAATGTACTGGTATCTTGGCATTTAAATCGACCTCTAAGCCAGCAGACAATGAGCTGTATTACTTTGCTGGTATTGATAATGCTCGCTTTAAAAAGCCCGTTGGTCCCGGAGATGTTTTACATCTTGAAGTAGAGTTGTTACGCGATCGTCGTGGTATTGGTAAATTTAGTTGTGTAGCTAAAGTCGACGACGAAGTGGTATGTAGTGCCGATATTATGTGTGCTCGTAGAGCCTTTAAATAG
- the lpxA gene encoding acyl-ACP--UDP-N-acetylglucosamine O-acyltransferase, protein MIDSSAKIHPSAIIEGKVKIGANTSVGAYTIISGDVEIGENCQIASHVVIKGHSKIGNNNRIFQFASVGEDCQDLKYAGEETYLEIGDNNTIRESVTIHRGTTQDNSVTKIGSNCLFMINAHVAHDCIVGNGCIFANNATLAGHVTIGDNVIFGGQAAIHQFGKVGSYAFVGGCAAVNKDVPPYVMAVGNYARPVAVNTEGLLRRGFSKDAIKAIRQAYKTLYRSGNTLEEALKQIELSAEQFPEVKVFADFLKENGRGIVR, encoded by the coding sequence ATGATTGATAGCTCAGCAAAGATTCACCCTAGCGCGATTATTGAAGGCAAGGTAAAAATTGGTGCCAATACTTCGGTAGGTGCATACACCATTATTAGTGGTGATGTTGAAATTGGTGAAAACTGCCAAATTGCCTCGCACGTAGTGATTAAAGGTCACTCCAAAATTGGTAATAATAACCGGATCTTTCAATTCGCTTCGGTTGGTGAAGACTGCCAAGATTTGAAATATGCTGGCGAAGAAACTTACTTAGAAATTGGCGATAACAATACCATTCGTGAGAGTGTCACCATTCATCGTGGGACCACTCAAGATAATAGCGTGACTAAAATTGGCAGTAATTGCCTATTTATGATTAATGCCCACGTAGCACACGACTGTATCGTGGGTAATGGTTGTATCTTCGCTAATAACGCTACTTTAGCTGGTCACGTTACCATTGGTGATAATGTTATTTTTGGCGGGCAAGCGGCTATTCACCAGTTCGGCAAAGTGGGCTCCTACGCTTTTGTTGGCGGTTGTGCGGCGGTCAATAAAGACGTCCCTCCCTATGTGATGGCGGTAGGTAACTATGCTCGCCCTGTTGCCGTAAATACTGAAGGCTTATTGCGTCGCGGCTTTAGTAAGGACGCGATTAAAGCGATTCGCCAAGCTTATAAAACCCTTTATAGAAGCGGTAATACCCTCGAAGAAGCGTTAAAGCAAATTGAACTTTCAGCTGAACAGTTCCCAGAAGTAAAAGTGTTTGCTGACTTCTTAAAAGAAAACGGCCGCGGGATCGTTCGTTAA
- the lpxB gene encoding lipid-A-disaccharide synthase — translation MTNQDKLHIAIVAGEVSGDILGAGLISALKQRYPNAHFSGIAGPLMQQQGCEALYDMEELSVMGLVEVLGRLPRILKIRRHLIKHYLQSPPDIYIGIDAPDFNLGVEQKLHQQAIKTVHYVSPSVWAWKQKRVFKIKQGCNKILVFLPFEKAFYQRFDVPCEFVGHTLADQIPLVNPQKPALEQLGLDPNNKVLAMLPGSRNAEVGLLTPVFLAAAKQLTQRYPGLQIVVPLVNQRRREQFEALLAEHAPELNLTLVDGQARTVMTAADVVLLASGTATLEAMLVKRPMVVAYRFKPLTYRIAKLIVKAKFAALPNLLADKMLVQEYVQEQCTSDNIVQEVARLFDTDNSELLARFNQLHQQIRCDADQKAAQAIVDVINS, via the coding sequence ATGACAAATCAAGATAAATTACACATAGCCATCGTTGCTGGAGAGGTTTCCGGTGATATTTTAGGTGCTGGGTTGATATCGGCCCTTAAGCAACGTTATCCCAATGCTCACTTTTCTGGAATAGCAGGGCCTTTGATGCAGCAACAAGGCTGTGAAGCTCTCTATGATATGGAAGAGTTATCGGTGATGGGCTTGGTTGAAGTGTTGGGACGTTTACCGCGTATCCTTAAAATTCGTCGCCATTTAATTAAGCATTATTTGCAGTCTCCACCTGATATTTATATTGGTATCGATGCTCCAGATTTTAATTTGGGAGTAGAGCAAAAACTGCACCAGCAAGCGATTAAGACAGTGCATTATGTTAGTCCTTCGGTGTGGGCTTGGAAGCAAAAAAGAGTATTTAAGATTAAGCAAGGCTGTAACAAAATTTTGGTATTTCTGCCTTTTGAAAAAGCCTTTTATCAGCGCTTCGATGTACCTTGTGAATTTGTCGGTCATACGTTGGCGGATCAAATTCCTTTAGTTAATCCACAAAAGCCAGCTCTTGAGCAACTAGGCCTTGACCCTAATAACAAAGTCTTGGCAATGTTACCGGGCAGTAGAAATGCGGAAGTGGGTTTGTTAACGCCGGTATTTTTGGCGGCGGCTAAGCAATTAACTCAGCGCTATCCGGGCTTACAAATTGTGGTGCCTTTGGTTAATCAGCGACGACGCGAGCAATTTGAAGCCTTGTTGGCCGAGCACGCTCCAGAGCTAAATTTAACATTGGTAGACGGTCAGGCGCGCACGGTGATGACCGCGGCCGATGTTGTGTTATTAGCGTCTGGTACGGCGACGTTAGAGGCTATGTTGGTAAAACGACCTATGGTAGTCGCTTACCGCTTTAAACCTCTGACCTACCGCATCGCCAAGCTGATTGTTAAAGCCAAATTTGCGGCGCTGCCTAACCTGCTAGCCGATAAGATGTTGGTGCAGGAGTATGTTCAAGAGCAGTGCACTAGCGACAACATCGTTCAAGAAGTTGCGCGTTTATTCGATACTGACAATAGTGAGCTACTGGCTAGGTTTAATCAGTTACATCAGCAAATTCGCTGCGATGCAGATCAAAAAGCCGCCCAAGCTATTGTCGATGTTATTAACAGCTAG
- the rnhB gene encoding ribonuclease HII, with translation MSVFIYPSGYQCFAGVDEVGRGPLVGDVVTAAVILDPAQPIIGLNDSKKLSEKKRLLLADEIKLKAKAWAIGRASPAEIDQLNILHATMLAMSRAVAALAITPDFVLVDGNREPQLLVPCLAVVKGDGLVAEISAASIIAKVARDQEMLELDARHPEYQFAKHKGYPTALHLELLQKHGAIAEHRRSFKPVQRVLGEL, from the coding sequence ATGTCAGTGTTTATTTATCCTAGTGGCTATCAGTGTTTTGCTGGTGTTGATGAAGTGGGGCGTGGCCCCTTAGTGGGCGATGTGGTGACCGCAGCGGTTATTCTTGACCCTGCACAGCCGATTATCGGTTTAAATGATTCTAAAAAACTTTCAGAGAAAAAGCGTCTGTTACTCGCCGATGAAATCAAGCTCAAAGCCAAAGCTTGGGCGATTGGCCGAGCCTCCCCAGCTGAAATTGACCAATTGAATATTTTGCATGCCACCATGTTGGCCATGTCGCGCGCCGTTGCGGCGTTAGCTATTACGCCCGATTTTGTTTTAGTTGATGGTAACCGCGAGCCCCAATTGTTAGTCCCTTGCCTAGCCGTGGTGAAAGGTGATGGTTTAGTGGCTGAAATCAGCGCTGCTTCAATTATTGCTAAAGTGGCTCGGGACCAAGAAATGCTTGAGCTGGATGCGCGCCACCCTGAATATCAATTTGCTAAGCACAAAGGTTATCCCACTGCTTTACACCTAGAATTGCTGCAAAAGCATGGTGCTATTGCTGAACATCGTCGTAGTTTTAAACCAGTGCAACGGGTATTGGGGGAGCTTTGA